Genomic window (Arcobacter aquimarinus):
AAACTTCATTTGCTATTGGAGTATAGATATTGTGTTTTTTTGATAGTTCTTTTATTGCTATAGATGTTTTTACACCCTCTGCAACTTCTCCTAATTCTTTTAAAATTTCATCAAGATTTTTATCATTTGCAAGACCTAAACCAACTCTAAAATTTCTACTCATAGTTGAACTAGCTGTTAAAAATAAATCTCCTGCACCACTTAATCCTAAAAAAGATGATTCATCTGCTCCAAAATGTTTACCGAATCTTTGCATTTCTACTAAACCTCTTGCAATTAGTGAAGCTTGAGCATTTTTCCCAAGATTTAATCCTTCACAAATTCCACTAGCAATTGCAAGTACATTTTTATAAGCTCCTGCAACTTCAGCACCTATTACATCAGAACTATAGTAGGTTTTTATAAAATCTGGAAAACAAACTTCAAACTCTACATAAAGTTTTTTTGAAATACTATTTATCACTAAAGCACATGGAAGACCTTTGATAACTTCAGCTGCAAATGATGGTCCAGAGATAAAACCTATATTTTCATCTGGCACAAAATCAGCATAAATTTCATTTAAAAATTGTCCACTTGATGCTTCAATTCCTTTTGAAGCTACAAGTATTTTTTGCCCTTTAAATACGAAGTTTTCTTTTAGCCAACTTCTTATTTCTTGAGCAGGAATTGCTATTACTAAATAGTCACAATCTAAAGCAGTTTGTAAATCAACAAAATTTTTAATATCTCTTTTTGTTCTTGATGTTATTAAACATTTTTGTCTTTGGCTTAGTGCAAAATGAAGAGATAATCCCCATTTTCCTGCACCAATCACTGCAATAGATTTTTCCTTCATTATGATAATCTTTCTTTTAATAAATCATTGATTTTATTCGGGTTTGCACTCCCTTTACTAGCTTTCATAGCTTGTCCAACG
Coding sequences:
- a CDS encoding NAD(P)H-dependent glycerol-3-phosphate dehydrogenase; protein product: MKEKSIAVIGAGKWGLSLHFALSQRQKCLITSRTKRDIKNFVDLQTALDCDYLVIAIPAQEIRSWLKENFVFKGQKILVASKGIEASSGQFLNEIYADFVPDENIGFISGPSFAAEVIKGLPCALVINSISKKLYVEFEVCFPDFIKTYYSSDVIGAEVAGAYKNVLAIASGICEGLNLGKNAQASLIARGLVEMQRFGKHFGADESSFLGLSGAGDLFLTASSTMSRNFRVGLGLANDKNLDEILKELGEVAEGVKTSIAIKELSKKHNIYTPIANEVYHIINGKNPKDSLRDLLKN